One region of Brassica napus cultivar Da-Ae chromosome A10, Da-Ae, whole genome shotgun sequence genomic DNA includes:
- the LOC111207238 gene encoding peroxidase 9-like, whose product MAVFKLIPCLVLFALFSFDVGVAHPGFGFGWGSNGPSIGRTYSSGLFPQFYQFSCPQADEIVMTVLEKAIARNPRMAASLLRLHFHDCFVQGCDASILLDDSATIKSERNAGPNKNSIKGFEVIDEIKAKLEQVCPQIVSCADILALAARGSTILSGGPSWELPLGRRDSTTASLNGANTNIPAPNSTIQNLLTMFQRKGLNQEDLVSLSGGHTIGVARCTTFKQRLYNQNGNNQPDETLERSYYYGLRSICPPTGGDNNISPLDLASPARFDNTYFKLILWGKGLLTSDQVLLTGNVGNIVELVKAYAEDESLFFEQFAKSMVNMGNIQPLTGISGEIRKNCHVIN is encoded by the exons ATGGCTGTGTTTAAGCTTATTCCTTGTCTTGTGCTCTTTGCgttgttttcttttgatgtTGGTGTTGCTCATCCAGGTTTTGGGTTCGGATGGGGAAGTAATGGCCCCAGTATTGGAAGAACTTACTCCTCGGGTCTTTTCCCACAATTCTACCAATTCTCTTGCCCACAAGCTGATGAAATTGTCATGACAGTGCTCGAAAAAGCCATAGCTAGAAACCCAAGAATGGCTGCATCTTTACTCAGGCTTCACTTCCACGACTGCTTCGTTCAG GGCTGTGATGCATCAATCTTGTTGGATGATAGTGCTACCATAAAAAGTGAAAGGAATGCAGGACCAAACAAGAACTCTATTAAGGGGTTTGAAGTAATAGACGAGATCAAAGCCAAACTAGAGCAAGTTTGCCCTCAAATAGTCTCTTGCGCTGACATTCTAGCTCTTGCCGCTCGTGGCTCAACTATCCTG AGTGGTGGACCATCATGGGAGCTTCCACTAGGGAGGAGAGACTCGACGACAGCGAGCCTCAATGGAGCAAACACGAACATTCCTGCACCTAACTCGACAATTCAGAATCTTTTAACCATGTTCCAACGCAAAGGTTTGAACCAAGAAGACCTTGTTTCCCTGTCAG GAGGGCATACAATTGGAGTAGCTAGGTGTACAACGTTCAAGCAAAGACTCTACAATCAAAACGGTAATAACCAACCAGACGAGACGCTAGAGAGGTCTTACTACTATGGTCTGAGATCGATCTGTCCACCTACTGGTGGCGATAACAATATTTCCCCACTAGACTTAGCTTCTCCTGCAAGATTCGACAACACATACTTCAAGCTTATCCTCTGGGGCAAAGGCTTATTGACATCAGACCAAGTGCTTCTCACTGGAAACGTAGGCAATATTGTTGAATTGGTGAAAGCTTATGCCGAAGACGAGAGCCTTTTTTTCGAACAATTTGCGAAGTCTATGGTAAACATGGGGAACATTCAGCCTCTTACTGGAATCAGTGGTGAGATCAGGAAAAACTGTCACGTGATTAACTAA
- the LOC111207236 gene encoding uncharacterized protein LOC111207236, translated as MKKWFLVAATVAIIAVIARQGTGWSKEAALEALKGWSDRLGIWAIPTYVAVHTLTLALCLPHAVFFEAGASILFGFLPALLCVFSAKVLAASFSFWFGRFVFKSSSKATAWAHNNKYFNILSRGVERDGWKFVLLARFSPIPSYVINYALAATQVRFLADFLFPTVIGCLPMILQNASVGSLAGMAVASVAGKPKTQVWGYVFPVLGVLSSVLITMRVKKYSAGITEASSDTSPSANSSSLASSGTVNPAYGTKKSE; from the exons ATGAAGAAATGGTTTTTGGTCGCTGCGACGGTGGCGATAATCGCCGTAATCGCGAGGCAAGGCACCGGATGGAGCAAGGAAGCAGCGTTAGAAGCTTTGAAAGGATGGTCGGATCGGCTCGGGATTTGGGCGATTCCGACGTATGTAGCGGTTCACACCTTAACCCTAGCTCTATGCCTCCCTCACGCCGTCTTCTTTGAAGCTGGCGCTTCTATTCTCTTCGGCTTCCTCCCTGCTCTTCTCTGCGTCTTCTCCGCTAAAGTCCTCGCCGCTTCCTTCTCCTTCTGGTTCGGCAG GTTTGTTTTCAAGAGTTCAAGCAAAGCAACAGCGTGGGCACATAATAACAAGTACTTCAACATTCTCTCAAGAGGAGTGGAGCGAGATGGTTGGAAGTTTGTTCTACTTGCAAGGTTCTCGCCCATCCCTTCTTACGTCATCAACTACGCCTTAGCAGCCACCCAAGTCCGGTTCCTAGCTGATTTTCTCTTCCCTACCGTTATTGGTTGCCTCCCCATGATCTTGCAGAACGCATCTGTTGGTAGCCTCGCTGGTATGGCTGTGGCTTCAGTAGCCggaaaaccaaaaactcaaGTCTGGGGCTATGTCTTCCCTGTACTTGGGGTACTCTCAAGTGTTCTGATTACAATGAGGGTCAAAAAGTACTCAGCTGGGATTACAGAGGCATCTTCAGACACCTCTCCGTCTGCCAACAGCTCTAGTTTAGCTTCGTCTGGAACCGTGAATCCCGCCTATGGAACCAAGAAAAGCGAGTGA